In the genome of Microbacterium saperdae, one region contains:
- a CDS encoding long-chain-fatty-acid--CoA ligase, whose amino-acid sequence MSTFQPPRPWVASYAAGVPEDLSPVSGSLIDIVAASARDYPDAPALQFFGRETTYAELQQAIERAAAGLRDRGVRAGDPVAIVLPNCPQHIIAFYAVLRLGAVVVEHNPLYTPRELRKQFEDHGAKHAIVWNKVVATVQEFPADLAVSTLISVDVTRSMPFLTRFALRLPVAKARESRAALTEKVRGTVPWETLLASDPLPSAHPSPATDDLAIIQYTSGTTGTPKGAALTHRNLLANAAQAQAWVPSIQRGKGCVVYAVLPMFHAYGLTLCLTFAMSMGARLVLFPKFDPDLVLDVMKKHPATFLPLVPPIADRLLAAATQKGVSLAGVEVAISGAMALPHELVVPFEAATHGFLVEGYGLSECSPVLMANPVADNRVPGTVGLPLPGTECRVVDPENPSADVPAGSAGELLVRGPQVFAGYYGKPEETDAVFVDGWFRTGDIVTVDDAGFIRIVDRIKELIITGGFNVAPTEVENALRQHPQVVDAAVVGLPSDHSGEEVVAAIVIDGAADLDVEAIREFARTILTPYKVPRRIFVVDELPKSLIGKVLRRQVKEKLLALTSGS is encoded by the coding sequence GTGAGCACGTTCCAGCCTCCTCGCCCGTGGGTCGCCAGCTATGCCGCCGGTGTCCCGGAAGACCTCAGCCCCGTCTCGGGCTCGCTGATCGACATCGTCGCCGCGTCCGCGCGGGACTACCCCGACGCGCCGGCCCTGCAGTTCTTCGGTCGAGAGACCACGTATGCGGAGTTGCAGCAGGCGATCGAGCGGGCCGCGGCCGGCCTGCGCGACCGCGGGGTGCGCGCCGGGGATCCGGTTGCGATCGTCCTCCCGAACTGTCCGCAGCACATCATCGCGTTCTACGCGGTGCTCCGGCTCGGAGCCGTCGTCGTCGAACACAACCCGCTCTACACCCCGCGCGAGCTGCGCAAGCAGTTCGAAGACCATGGCGCGAAGCACGCGATCGTGTGGAACAAGGTCGTCGCGACGGTCCAGGAGTTCCCCGCCGATCTGGCGGTCAGCACGCTCATCTCGGTCGATGTCACCCGGTCGATGCCCTTCCTGACCCGTTTCGCTCTCCGACTGCCGGTGGCCAAGGCGCGCGAGTCGCGAGCGGCGCTGACCGAGAAGGTGCGGGGAACCGTCCCGTGGGAGACTCTGCTCGCGTCCGATCCGCTCCCCTCCGCGCACCCGAGCCCCGCCACGGATGACCTGGCGATCATCCAGTACACGTCCGGAACGACCGGCACCCCGAAGGGGGCGGCGCTCACGCATCGGAACCTGCTCGCGAACGCCGCGCAGGCGCAGGCATGGGTGCCGTCCATCCAGCGCGGCAAGGGATGCGTCGTCTACGCCGTGCTCCCGATGTTCCATGCGTACGGCCTGACGCTCTGTCTCACGTTCGCGATGTCGATGGGAGCACGCCTCGTCCTGTTCCCGAAGTTCGACCCCGACCTGGTGCTCGATGTGATGAAGAAGCACCCGGCGACGTTCCTCCCCCTCGTCCCGCCGATCGCCGACCGGCTGCTCGCCGCCGCGACCCAGAAGGGTGTGTCACTCGCCGGTGTCGAGGTGGCGATCTCCGGAGCCATGGCGCTGCCTCACGAACTCGTGGTCCCGTTCGAGGCCGCGACGCACGGCTTCCTCGTCGAGGGTTACGGACTCAGCGAGTGCTCGCCGGTGCTGATGGCCAATCCGGTGGCCGACAACCGGGTGCCCGGCACGGTCGGCCTTCCGCTGCCCGGTACGGAATGCCGCGTCGTCGATCCCGAGAATCCGAGTGCCGACGTCCCCGCGGGTTCGGCCGGCGAGCTGCTCGTGCGGGGACCGCAGGTCTTCGCCGGTTACTACGGCAAGCCCGAGGAGACCGACGCGGTGTTCGTGGACGGCTGGTTCCGCACCGGCGACATCGTCACGGTCGATGACGCCGGCTTCATCCGCATCGTCGACCGGATCAAGGAACTCATCATCACCGGTGGCTTCAACGTGGCGCCCACAGAGGTCGAGAACGCGCTGCGCCAGCATCCGCAGGTCGTGGATGCCGCGGTCGTCGGCTTGCCCAGCGATCACTCGGGTGAAGAGGTCGTGGCCGCGATCGTCATCGATGGCGCAGCGGACCTCGATGTCGAAGCGATCCGCGAGTTCGCCCGCACGATCCTCACCCCGTACAAGGTGCCGCGCCGGATCTTCGTGGTGGACGAACTGCCGAAGTCGCTGATCGGAAAGGTGCTCCGTCGTCAGGTCAAGGAGAAGCTCCTGGCCCTCACGAGCGGCTCCTGA
- a CDS encoding DEAD/DEAH box helicase — MTPEDAVLTDAPEDSPATPGFEELGITGPVLKAIRDLGYETPSPIQAATIPTLLGGRDVVGMAQTGTGKTAAFALPVLERLDVSQKSPQALVLAPTRELALQVCEAFESYASKMKGVHMLPVYGGQAYGVQLSALRRGVHVIVGTPGRIMDHLAKGTLDLSELKYLVLDEADEMLKMGFAEDVEQILAQTPAEKQVALFSATMPPQIRRLAQKYLRDPEEISIKSKTATGTNITQRYLVVSYAQKVDALTRILEVENFDGMIVFVRTKNETETLAEKLRARGYSAAAINGDVPQVQRERSVNQLKAGKLDILVATDVAARGLDVERISHVINFDIPTDTESYVHRIGRTGRAGRSGDAISFITPRERYLLKHIEKATRQVPTQMQLPSTDDVNTTRLARFDDAITAALGDAARVEKFRDVIAHYVRNHDVPEADVAAALAIVVQGDTPLLLDPADDPLAKALEADSRPPRERGTREPREPRTERRGRGDYTAYRIEVGRRHRVEPRQIVGALANEGGLGRDDFGVINIRPDFSTVELPSNLSPAVLDKLRDTRISGRLIEIKPDRGPVGRRNSGPRDADGGRGDRFERRDRDERPARTDRDEKPFRKPRHKA; from the coding sequence GTGACTCCTGAAGATGCAGTGCTGACCGACGCCCCCGAGGACTCCCCCGCGACCCCCGGATTCGAGGAACTCGGCATCACCGGGCCCGTCCTCAAGGCGATCCGTGATCTCGGATACGAGACCCCTTCCCCCATTCAAGCCGCGACGATTCCGACCCTGCTGGGCGGACGTGATGTCGTCGGTATGGCCCAGACCGGAACGGGTAAGACCGCGGCCTTCGCGCTCCCCGTCCTCGAACGCCTCGACGTGTCGCAGAAGTCCCCGCAGGCGCTCGTGCTGGCGCCGACCCGTGAACTCGCGCTGCAGGTCTGCGAGGCCTTCGAGTCCTACGCCTCCAAGATGAAGGGCGTGCACATGCTGCCCGTCTACGGCGGACAGGCGTACGGCGTGCAGCTGTCCGCGCTGCGTCGCGGCGTGCACGTGATCGTCGGAACGCCCGGTCGCATCATGGACCACCTGGCGAAGGGCACCCTCGACCTGTCCGAGCTGAAGTATCTGGTGCTCGATGAGGCCGACGAGATGCTGAAGATGGGCTTCGCGGAGGACGTCGAGCAGATCCTCGCGCAGACGCCCGCCGAGAAGCAGGTCGCCCTGTTCTCCGCGACCATGCCTCCGCAGATCCGTCGACTCGCCCAGAAGTACCTGCGCGATCCTGAAGAGATCAGCATCAAGTCGAAGACCGCGACCGGCACGAACATCACGCAGCGGTACCTCGTGGTCTCGTACGCGCAGAAGGTCGATGCGCTGACCCGCATCCTCGAGGTCGAGAACTTCGACGGCATGATCGTCTTCGTCCGCACCAAGAACGAGACCGAGACGCTCGCCGAGAAACTGCGTGCACGCGGCTACTCCGCTGCGGCGATCAACGGCGACGTCCCCCAGGTGCAGCGCGAACGCAGCGTGAACCAGCTCAAGGCCGGCAAGCTCGACATCCTCGTCGCCACCGACGTCGCCGCGCGCGGCCTCGACGTCGAGCGCATCAGCCACGTCATCAACTTCGACATCCCCACCGACACCGAGTCGTACGTGCACCGCATCGGACGCACCGGCCGTGCCGGACGCAGCGGTGACGCGATCAGCTTCATCACGCCGCGCGAGCGCTACCTCCTCAAGCACATCGAGAAGGCGACGCGTCAGGTTCCCACGCAGATGCAGCTTCCCAGCACCGACGACGTGAACACCACGCGTCTCGCGCGCTTCGACGATGCGATCACCGCCGCGCTCGGCGACGCCGCACGTGTCGAGAAGTTCCGGGACGTGATCGCCCACTACGTCCGCAATCACGATGTGCCCGAGGCCGATGTGGCCGCGGCTCTTGCGATCGTCGTGCAGGGCGACACCCCGCTGCTGCTCGACCCGGCAGACGATCCGCTCGCCAAGGCGCTCGAAGCCGACAGCCGCCCACCGCGCGAGCGTGGCACGCGGGAACCCCGCGAACCGCGCACCGAGCGCCGTGGCCGCGGCGATTACACCGCGTACCGCATCGAGGTCGGCCGCCGCCACCGCGTCGAGCCGCGTCAGATCGTCGGCGCACTGGCGAACGAGGGCGGGCTCGGACGCGATGACTTCGGTGTCATCAACATCCGCCCCGACTTCTCGACCGTCGAACTCCCGTCCAACCTCAGCCCTGCTGTGCTGGACAAGCTCCGTGACACCCGGATCTCCGGTCGTCTGATCGAGATCAAGCCGGACCGCGGCCCGGTCGGTCGACGCAACAGCGGACCGCGCGACGCCGACGGTGGTCGGGGAGACCGCTTCGAGCGCCGCGACCGCGACGAGCGACCTGCACGCACGGATCGCGACGAGAAGCCCTTCCGCAAGCCGCGCCACAAGGCCTGA
- the ligA gene encoding NAD-dependent DNA ligase LigA, with product MPENISLEDARIEAEELTTRILEAKDAYYGRDTSVVDDFTYDGWMHRLEELERLHPELQGQDSPTQMVGAAEATGLATIEHAERMLSLDNVFSIDELKEWAAKTRASAGRDVAWLTELKIDGLAINLRYENGVLTSAATRGDGRVGEIVTENALRLPEIPQRLSGDGHPAIVEVRGEVFIPVAAFERLNAAQAAFRDRAYNEALSRWEARGGAKKPFDEEKAKTAAARRFPSFANPRNAASGGLRQQIDKKDGLELEAGLLRIDSLALYVHGIGAWENPPVASQSEVYERLAEWGLPTSPHTKVCRSIDDVADFVAYFGEHRHDVEHELDGIVVKVDELALHDELGATSRAPRWAIAYKYPPEEVQTTLLDIVVSVGRTGRATPFAVMAPAQVAGSVVRQATLHNKDVVKAKGVLIGDTVVLRKAGDVIPEVLGPVVERRDGSEREFVMPENCPECGTPLRAMKEGDIDLRCPNARSCPAQVRGRVEHIGSRGALDVEALGEVTAAALTQPTTPAVPPLETEAGLFALTLDQLVPIELFVRDSETGLPKEDDDGVVKTRAPFRRNPTAAEKKAGKEGPQPSSQALTLLAELEKAKTKELWRLLVSLNIRHVGPVAARALAQWFGSLPAIRAASRDELAAVEGVGGIIADSLLDWFEVDWHQEIVQAWSDAGVQWSTPGHPGPGADVVVGGVLDGLTVVATGSLDGYTRDGAQEAIIQAGGKAASSVSKKTDFVAAGPGAGSKLAKAEELGVRVLDAAQFHILVTEGPDALPPVDPEGS from the coding sequence GTGCCTGAGAACATCTCGTTGGAAGACGCCCGCATCGAGGCCGAGGAGCTGACGACGCGCATCCTCGAGGCGAAGGACGCGTACTACGGACGCGACACCTCCGTGGTCGATGACTTCACCTACGACGGCTGGATGCACCGTCTCGAGGAGCTGGAGCGCCTGCATCCGGAGCTCCAGGGGCAGGACTCGCCGACGCAGATGGTCGGAGCGGCCGAGGCGACAGGGCTCGCGACGATCGAGCACGCCGAGCGCATGCTGAGTCTCGACAACGTGTTCTCGATCGACGAGTTGAAGGAGTGGGCGGCGAAGACGCGCGCCTCCGCCGGACGTGACGTCGCGTGGCTCACGGAGCTGAAGATCGACGGGCTCGCGATCAATCTCCGTTACGAGAACGGAGTGCTGACTTCGGCGGCGACGCGCGGCGACGGGCGGGTCGGCGAGATCGTGACAGAGAACGCGCTGCGGCTGCCCGAGATCCCGCAGCGGTTGTCGGGCGACGGGCATCCTGCGATCGTGGAGGTGCGTGGCGAGGTGTTCATCCCCGTCGCCGCCTTCGAGCGTCTCAACGCCGCGCAGGCGGCCTTCCGTGACCGCGCCTACAACGAAGCCCTGAGCCGGTGGGAAGCCCGTGGCGGGGCCAAGAAGCCGTTCGACGAAGAGAAGGCGAAGACCGCCGCGGCGCGACGGTTCCCGTCCTTCGCGAATCCCCGGAACGCGGCCAGCGGTGGGCTGCGGCAGCAGATCGACAAGAAGGACGGGCTCGAGCTCGAGGCCGGACTCCTGCGCATCGACTCGCTCGCGCTCTACGTCCATGGCATCGGGGCGTGGGAGAACCCTCCGGTCGCCTCGCAGAGTGAGGTGTATGAACGTCTCGCCGAATGGGGACTCCCCACGAGCCCGCACACGAAGGTGTGCCGGAGCATCGACGACGTCGCCGACTTCGTGGCCTACTTCGGTGAGCATCGGCATGACGTCGAACACGAGCTCGACGGCATCGTGGTCAAGGTCGACGAGCTCGCCCTCCACGATGAGCTCGGTGCCACCAGCCGCGCTCCGCGCTGGGCGATCGCCTACAAGTACCCGCCGGAAGAGGTGCAGACCACCCTCCTCGACATCGTGGTGTCGGTGGGACGCACCGGGCGCGCGACTCCCTTCGCGGTGATGGCTCCTGCGCAGGTGGCGGGATCCGTGGTGCGCCAGGCGACGCTGCACAACAAGGATGTCGTCAAGGCGAAGGGCGTTCTGATCGGTGACACGGTCGTGCTGCGCAAAGCGGGTGACGTCATCCCCGAGGTCCTGGGCCCGGTGGTCGAGCGTCGGGACGGCTCCGAGCGGGAGTTCGTGATGCCGGAGAACTGCCCGGAGTGCGGCACCCCGTTGCGGGCCATGAAGGAGGGCGACATCGACCTCCGCTGCCCGAACGCGCGTTCCTGCCCCGCACAGGTGCGCGGTCGCGTGGAGCACATCGGCTCGCGCGGAGCGCTCGACGTCGAGGCTCTCGGTGAGGTGACGGCTGCGGCGCTGACGCAACCGACGACGCCCGCCGTCCCTCCGCTCGAGACGGAGGCCGGACTGTTCGCTCTCACGCTCGACCAGCTGGTGCCGATCGAGTTGTTCGTGCGCGACTCCGAGACAGGCCTCCCGAAGGAAGACGACGACGGCGTGGTCAAGACCAGGGCGCCGTTCCGTCGCAACCCGACCGCTGCCGAGAAGAAGGCGGGCAAGGAGGGCCCTCAGCCCTCGTCACAGGCGCTGACGCTGCTGGCCGAGCTCGAGAAGGCCAAGACCAAGGAGCTCTGGCGGCTGCTCGTGTCGCTGAACATCCGGCACGTGGGCCCGGTCGCGGCCCGTGCGCTGGCTCAGTGGTTCGGATCGCTCCCAGCCATTCGTGCGGCGTCGCGAGACGAGCTGGCCGCTGTCGAAGGCGTCGGCGGAATCATCGCGGATTCGCTGCTCGATTGGTTCGAGGTCGACTGGCACCAGGAGATCGTCCAGGCATGGTCGGATGCCGGTGTCCAGTGGTCGACTCCCGGACATCCCGGCCCCGGCGCGGACGTGGTCGTAGGCGGAGTGCTCGACGGGCTGACTGTGGTCGCGACGGGTTCGCTGGACGGATACACGCGTGACGGCGCGCAGGAGGCGATCATTCAGGCGGGCGGCAAGGCCGCGTCGAGCGTGTCCAAGAAGACCGATTTCGTGGCCGCAGGTCCCGGCGCAGGTTCCAAGCTCGCGAAAGCGGAGGAGCTCGGCGTCCGAGTCCTGGATGCTGCGCAGTTCCACATTCTCGTGACGGAGGGGCCGGATGCCCTCCCGCCCGTCGATCCCGAGGGCTCGTGA
- the mnmA gene encoding tRNA 2-thiouridine(34) synthase MnmA, which yields MRILAAMSGGVDSAVAAARAVEAGHDVVGVHLALSRAGGTLRTGSRGCCTIEDAMDARRAADRLGIPFYVWDFSERFRDDVIDDFIAEYQAGRTPNPCMRCNEKIKFAALLERAIELGFDAVCTGHYATLIEGEAGLELHRASDNAKDQSYVLGVLNAEQLAHTYFPLGTTPSKAIVRAEAAERGLTVAQKPDSHDICFIPDGDTRGWLAEKVGTATGEIVDRSGAVVGSHEGAHGFTVGQRRGLKLGVPAADGKPRFVLEVRPVSNTVVVGPKEALAIGEISGARHSWAGAGPTAAEFACHVQIRAHAEPVPATAFVTVDGVRVVPEQPLDGVAPGQTAVLYIGTRVLGQFTIDATVSAVPVGV from the coding sequence ATGCGGATACTGGCAGCGATGAGCGGGGGAGTGGACTCCGCCGTGGCGGCTGCGCGCGCCGTGGAGGCAGGACACGACGTCGTAGGGGTGCATCTGGCGCTTTCGCGTGCAGGGGGCACGCTGCGTACCGGCAGCCGTGGCTGCTGCACGATCGAGGACGCGATGGATGCGCGCCGGGCCGCCGACAGGCTCGGCATCCCGTTCTACGTCTGGGACTTCTCCGAGCGGTTCCGGGATGACGTGATCGACGACTTCATCGCCGAGTACCAGGCGGGGCGCACCCCGAACCCCTGCATGCGCTGCAACGAGAAGATCAAGTTCGCCGCGCTGCTCGAACGGGCGATCGAGCTCGGATTCGATGCGGTGTGCACGGGCCACTATGCGACCCTCATCGAGGGCGAAGCCGGGCTGGAACTGCACCGCGCCTCCGACAACGCCAAGGATCAGTCGTACGTGCTCGGCGTGCTGAACGCGGAGCAGCTCGCCCACACCTACTTCCCGCTCGGCACGACGCCCTCGAAGGCGATCGTCCGCGCGGAGGCGGCGGAGCGCGGTCTCACGGTCGCTCAGAAGCCCGACAGCCACGACATCTGCTTCATCCCCGATGGCGACACACGCGGCTGGTTGGCCGAGAAGGTCGGAACGGCCACGGGTGAGATCGTCGATCGCTCCGGAGCCGTCGTGGGCTCGCACGAGGGAGCGCACGGCTTCACGGTCGGGCAGCGGCGCGGGCTCAAGCTCGGTGTGCCCGCGGCCGACGGCAAGCCGCGCTTCGTGCTGGAGGTGCGGCCGGTGTCGAACACGGTCGTGGTCGGCCCCAAGGAGGCACTCGCGATCGGCGAGATCTCGGGCGCGCGGCACAGCTGGGCCGGCGCTGGACCCACGGCCGCCGAGTTCGCGTGCCATGTGCAGATCCGCGCACATGCGGAGCCGGTGCCCGCGACGGCCTTCGTCACCGTGGATGGTGTGCGTGTCGTCCCGGAGCAGCCGCTCGACGGTGTCGCCCCGGGCCAGACCGCCGTGCTGTACATCGGCACCCGCGTGCTCGGTCAGTTCACGATCGATGCGACCGTGTCGGCGGTGCCTGTCGGCGTGTGA
- a CDS encoding cysteine desulfurase family protein yields the protein MHYLDHAATTPLRPEARDAWLAASELVGNASSTHGAGQDARRILEESRERVAAVLDADPIEVVFTSGGTESINLALQGLWHARADGTDGIVLPDAEHHATMDTVAALAADGAFVRAVPVRADGSISSSDFAERLPGAALATALVANNEVGTINDAPSLTSAAASAGTPLHLDAVAALGHLPLSFRNLRGAADAGTGLVALSVAGHKIGAPVGVGALVVARTAKLTALLRGGAQQRGLRAGTQDVAGAVAFATAIELAEQEREGESLRLGTLRDRLVSGIRSRVPAAELLGAPRDRLPGNAHLLFPGAVGESLLFLLDVAGVAASTGSACQAGVAEPSHVVIAMGRDEKDARSVLRFTLGRTSTEADVDAVLRAIAEAYVRASGSGTGARS from the coding sequence ATGCACTATCTCGATCACGCGGCGACCACGCCCTTGCGGCCCGAGGCGCGCGACGCCTGGCTGGCGGCGTCGGAGCTGGTGGGCAACGCCTCGTCGACGCACGGTGCAGGTCAGGACGCTCGACGGATCCTGGAGGAGTCGAGGGAGCGCGTCGCCGCTGTGCTCGATGCCGATCCCATCGAGGTCGTCTTCACGTCGGGCGGCACCGAGTCGATCAACCTCGCTCTGCAGGGTCTGTGGCACGCACGGGCCGACGGGACGGACGGCATCGTGCTCCCCGACGCGGAACACCACGCGACCATGGACACGGTCGCGGCGCTGGCGGCCGATGGTGCCTTCGTGCGAGCGGTTCCCGTGCGGGCGGACGGGAGCATCTCGTCGTCCGATTTCGCGGAACGACTGCCCGGTGCCGCCCTGGCCACCGCCCTCGTCGCGAACAACGAGGTCGGCACGATCAATGACGCACCATCGCTGACGTCGGCCGCTGCTTCCGCCGGCACGCCCCTGCACCTCGACGCCGTCGCCGCGCTCGGGCACCTTCCGCTGTCCTTCCGGAATCTCCGCGGGGCGGCCGACGCGGGGACGGGATTGGTCGCACTGAGCGTCGCGGGTCACAAGATCGGAGCACCGGTCGGCGTCGGCGCGCTCGTGGTGGCACGTACCGCGAAGCTGACTGCGCTCCTTCGCGGTGGTGCGCAGCAGCGCGGCCTTCGCGCCGGAACGCAGGACGTCGCGGGGGCAGTCGCGTTCGCGACGGCGATCGAGCTCGCGGAGCAGGAACGGGAAGGGGAGAGCCTGCGCCTCGGAACGTTGCGTGATCGCCTGGTCTCGGGGATCAGATCACGTGTCCCCGCCGCGGAACTGCTCGGCGCCCCTCGGGATCGTCTCCCCGGCAACGCGCATCTGCTCTTCCCGGGTGCTGTCGGCGAGAGTCTGCTGTTCCTCCTCGACGTCGCCGGAGTCGCGGCCTCGACCGGATCGGCATGCCAGGCCGGTGTGGCGGAGCCTTCGCACGTCGTGATCGCGATGGGGCGTGACGAGAAGGATGCCCGCAGCGTGCTGCGATTCACGCTGGGCCGGACATCCACCGAAGCGGATGTGGATGCCGTGCTGCGCGCCATCGCCGAGGCCTACGTGCGCGCATCCGGGTCCGGCACAGGCGCACGCTCGTAG
- the glgX gene encoding glycogen debranching protein GlgX, with amino-acid sequence MPASRDFTAPGGTALDDLGVRLHDGVGTLRVWSQNASSVELVVFDATDLDWATDQVALERLPGGIWQVTTPLLQPGTRYAIRVGGPHGPGNTFNPETMLLDPYARGLAQGDGYEEWRSVVIVDGFDWGDSQKPRIPLDRTVIYEGHLKGLTKRHPDVPPALHGTYAGLAHAAMIAYFRELGITSVELLPVHAFVPEPRLLERGLTNYWGYNTLNFFTPHNAYASEDARKQGPEAVLSEFKGMVRLLHEAGIEVILDVVYNHTSEEGIGGPRSSLRGIDNASYYRQDESGAYIDTTGCGNTLDTSTDAGARLVLDSLRYWAQEMQIDGFRFDLAAAIARDASHTYTPEHPLLTAIANDPILRDTKLIAEPWDVGLGGWQTGNFPAGWHEWNDRYRDRVRNFWLSDIDYARRASAPVGIGGFATRLAGSSNTFSENRGPLASVNFVTAHDGFTLHDLVSYDVKHNEANGEHNRDGADMNRAFNHGVEGPTDDPTILAARRKAMRNLLGTLLLSAGIPMLTAGDEVGRTQRGNNNAYAQDSAMTWLGWEFEPWQNDLRAHVSRLIELRSANPALRPSRYARLGEHIPNASVMDWFDQNGETMESAQWTDPGNRTLQYVAASTPDREQYNRILLIVHGTESPIDVRLPAEIEDATRFVSLWSSADERPAGTEEVFAPGDVLPIPGTSMRLFRVE; translated from the coding sequence ATGCCCGCGTCCCGAGACTTCACTGCGCCCGGCGGAACCGCACTCGACGACCTCGGCGTGCGCCTGCACGACGGTGTCGGCACCCTCCGTGTCTGGTCGCAGAACGCTTCATCCGTCGAACTCGTCGTCTTCGATGCGACCGACCTCGATTGGGCGACCGACCAGGTCGCCTTGGAGCGTCTCCCCGGCGGCATCTGGCAGGTCACGACACCGCTGCTTCAGCCCGGAACGCGCTATGCCATCCGGGTCGGCGGCCCTCATGGTCCCGGGAACACGTTCAATCCGGAGACCATGCTTCTGGACCCCTACGCGCGGGGCCTGGCGCAGGGCGATGGATATGAGGAATGGCGCTCCGTCGTCATCGTCGACGGCTTCGACTGGGGCGACTCGCAGAAGCCCCGTATCCCTCTCGACCGGACCGTCATCTACGAGGGGCATCTGAAAGGCCTGACCAAGCGCCACCCCGACGTCCCGCCCGCCCTGCACGGCACGTACGCCGGGCTGGCGCATGCCGCGATGATCGCGTACTTCCGCGAACTCGGGATCACTTCGGTCGAACTCCTGCCCGTGCACGCGTTCGTGCCGGAGCCGCGACTGCTCGAACGCGGACTCACCAACTACTGGGGATACAACACCCTCAACTTCTTCACGCCGCACAACGCGTATGCCAGCGAGGATGCGCGCAAGCAGGGGCCAGAGGCCGTGCTCTCCGAGTTCAAGGGCATGGTGCGGCTCCTGCATGAGGCCGGCATCGAGGTCATCCTGGACGTGGTCTACAACCACACGTCCGAAGAGGGCATCGGGGGCCCGCGATCGAGCCTGCGCGGCATCGACAACGCCAGCTACTACCGTCAGGATGAATCGGGCGCCTACATCGACACCACCGGATGCGGAAACACGCTCGACACGTCGACGGATGCGGGCGCGCGACTGGTGCTGGACTCTCTGCGCTACTGGGCGCAGGAGATGCAGATCGACGGCTTCCGCTTCGACCTCGCCGCCGCGATCGCCCGCGACGCGTCGCACACCTACACGCCTGAGCATCCGCTCCTCACGGCCATCGCGAACGACCCGATCCTGCGCGACACAAAGCTCATCGCCGAGCCGTGGGACGTGGGCCTCGGCGGGTGGCAGACAGGGAACTTCCCGGCAGGCTGGCACGAGTGGAACGACCGGTACCGCGACCGCGTCCGCAACTTCTGGCTCAGTGACATCGACTACGCGCGGCGTGCCTCAGCCCCCGTCGGCATCGGCGGCTTCGCGACACGTCTGGCCGGCTCCTCCAACACGTTCAGCGAGAATCGAGGCCCGCTCGCGAGCGTCAACTTCGTCACCGCCCACGACGGGTTCACCCTGCACGACCTGGTGTCGTACGACGTCAAGCACAACGAGGCGAACGGCGAGCACAACCGCGACGGCGCCGATATGAACCGCGCGTTCAACCACGGCGTGGAGGGTCCGACCGATGACCCGACGATCCTCGCGGCCCGCCGCAAGGCCATGCGCAACCTCCTCGGCACCCTGCTGCTCTCCGCCGGCATCCCGATGCTGACGGCGGGCGATGAGGTCGGGCGTACGCAGCGGGGCAACAACAACGCGTACGCGCAGGACTCCGCGATGACCTGGCTCGGCTGGGAGTTCGAACCGTGGCAGAACGATCTGCGCGCGCACGTCTCCCGGCTCATCGAGCTGCGCTCCGCGAATCCCGCGCTGCGACCGAGCCGCTACGCCCGCCTCGGCGAGCACATCCCGAACGCCTCGGTCATGGACTGGTTCGACCAGAACGGCGAGACCATGGAGAGCGCGCAGTGGACGGACCCCGGCAATCGCACGCTGCAGTACGTCGCGGCGTCGACCCCGGATCGTGAGCAGTACAACCGGATCCTGCTCATCGTGCACGGCACGGAGTCGCCGATCGATGTGCGACTCCCCGCCGAGATCGAGGACGCGACGCGGTTCGTGTCGCTCTGGTCCAGTGCGGATGAGCGTCCGGCCGGCACCGAAGAGGTGTTCGCACCGGGCGATGTGCTGCCGATCCCCGGCACCTCGATGAGGCTCTTCCGGGTGGAATGA